The Primulina tabacum isolate GXHZ01 chromosome 1, ASM2559414v2, whole genome shotgun sequence genome contains the following window.
atttcaaaattgcgacggttttatgaaCTGTcaacacttaaaaatttttctttcgctttaatttttgataaatttttaattgttagttAAGCTCAGGAATATTGCAAAGATAGTAAGATTATaagttttttttagattttttaaattaatggttaaaaaccattgtctttgaaCGAGCCCTTTAACCACAGAGGTTTTAACATTTCATCGTTGTcgtgtgattttttttttcagtgaCTATATCATTGATTATACTCGTGTCTTGAGATATGGACTATTAGATAGATACATGATTGACATCTAATTAATCGCGCGAGCACGAATCCACGTTGACCTCGttctaataaataaataaaattatattgtgaatttataatacatgtgaattaatgaaaataatgtaataaataaagaaaaagatATATTGTGCGTTGGAATGTATAAAGGTTTTTTCAACTTCTCAAAAGTtcctaaaacaaatatatatatcaacatcATACAAAAAAATAACCAAACCTAGCTAGCTAGTTTCTTTAAGGAAATCAAACCCCACCAAGGCCTTCAGCAATGCCCCTTAACTCGGGCGGCACGGCGACGGGGAACACTACATTATCGTACAGAATCCCAGCGATGGCGGCTCCGATCAAAGGCCCGACCCAGTAGACCGCATGGTTCTTGAAATGCCCTCCTACAACGGCTGCCCCGAAGGAACATGCAGGGTTCATCGACCCTCCTGTGAATGGCCCGGATGCGAGTACATTTGCTCCGGCTATGAGTCCGATTGCCAGTGGCCCTATCGCTCCGATCGGACCCTTCTTCGGGTCAGAAGCTGCGTAGACTGTGTACACCAATGCAAATGTCATCACACCTTCGAGTATGGCTGCGCCGAATCCTGTCATCTCTTCAGCGATTCCATGCACCGGAACATGCTGAAAAACATGCCAAATAAATGGACAAATTTTTTGAAGAAATTAATTTCTCAAAAGTACTGATCATATTTTTCTATAAAAAGGATAACTGttcatttgaaatttttttgttacTTACATGAACTAACGTTTTCTATGTGTTGAATGGATTTAATTTTACCTGGCTAATGGTGATGGTTTTCAGCAAAAGGCATGCCATGACAGAGCCAAGCATTTGAACAATCCAATAAAATATGGTCATGGGAACCGAAATGTG
Protein-coding sequences here:
- the LOC142517658 gene encoding putative aquaporin TIP5-1, with amino-acid sequence MASLRSRLQHSITPIALRSYLAEFISTFIFVFAAIGSTMASGRMMDAAPDSSSLVANAVATAFALSVAVYISANISGGHVNPAVTFGMAIGGHISVPMTIFYWIVQMLGSVMACLLLKTITISQHVPVHGIAEEMTGFGAAILEGVMTFALVYTVYAASDPKKGPIGAIGPLAIGLIAGANVLASGPFTGGSMNPACSFGAAVVGGHFKNHAVYWVGPLIGAAIAGILYDNVVFPVAVPPELRGIAEGLGGV